A stretch of the Archangium violaceum genome encodes the following:
- a CDS encoding class I SAM-dependent methyltransferase, producing the protein METSNHAAYIGSIPEHYHRGAGPFFFEPYAQELAARLSAFAPRQVLETACGTGILTRRLREALAPEARLVATDLNEPMLAVARQTVGPDAPVEWAQQDMTRLRFADGEFDAVVCQFGLMFVPDKPAAAREALRVLRPGGQLLMATWRSLEHNAAIRLAHETVCALFPNEQPRFYLTQTGFGEPGEMTRLLVDAGFADVRAEPVQKRSVIENTRELAVGLIEGFPIVDFIKAHDPLLVSVAIGALTKALDKHLGEAPVKVTIEALVTSATAPGA; encoded by the coding sequence ATGGAGACGAGCAACCACGCCGCGTACATCGGGTCCATCCCCGAGCACTACCACCGGGGTGCCGGACCCTTCTTCTTCGAACCGTATGCACAGGAGCTCGCCGCGCGCCTCTCGGCCTTCGCGCCGCGGCAGGTGCTCGAGACCGCGTGTGGAACGGGTATCCTCACCCGGCGGCTGCGTGAGGCGTTGGCACCCGAGGCCCGGCTCGTCGCCACCGATCTCAACGAGCCCATGCTCGCGGTCGCCAGACAGACGGTCGGGCCAGACGCCCCCGTGGAGTGGGCCCAACAAGACATGACCCGGCTCCGCTTCGCTGACGGCGAGTTCGATGCCGTGGTCTGCCAGTTCGGTCTGATGTTCGTTCCAGACAAGCCCGCCGCGGCGCGCGAGGCCCTGCGCGTGCTCAGGCCCGGAGGCCAGCTGCTCATGGCCACCTGGCGGTCGCTCGAGCACAACGCGGCGATACGCCTGGCCCACGAGACGGTCTGCGCCCTCTTCCCGAACGAGCAGCCCCGGTTCTACCTGACACAGACGGGATTCGGCGAGCCGGGCGAGATGACCCGGCTGCTCGTCGACGCTGGCTTCGCCGATGTCCGCGCCGAGCCCGTGCAGAAGAGGTCCGTCATCGAGAACACGCGCGAGCTCGCGGTCGGACTCATCGAGGGTTTCCCCATCGTCGACTTCATCAAGGCGCATGACCCGCTGCTGGTATCCGTCGCGATCGGCGCGTTGACGAAGGCCTTGGACAAGCACCTGGGCGAGGCGCCGGTGAAGGTCACGATCGAGGCATTGGTGACCTCGGCGACGGCGCCGGGCGCGTAG
- a CDS encoding glycosyl hydrolase: MTRSATNPRFFSRGYLTGLVTALVLALSTACGGPLEDTETYDTYGESVGAVETSGALTITQAVSATDVSLERGQTLSAKVTYKNNGTTAVTAKNIVLTSRAPGGTHAGGPFYDLTPRLTNRTLQPGESVTLTATRVIASSDPLGTWELYPTWEDTSSVWRDGTGIAFTVAAAGGGTPDTGTSGPWLSGASGQGVPSGAFATWRGSAVKIAGTWSDNNLNAANFWQLDPGGEYGSWQQNIDIAVGAFDKGESWAAAASGAYDARWRQSLTTLKRKWGSRPGTVYIRFAHEMNGNWYPWKVTASDATSFITAWKRYRSLQKEIFPAARLVFCVNRESVSSGIDWRKTFPGAAYVDVMSVDYYNQYPYVATVTDWNNSIQQTDGYGAPKGLAKHLEFARSVGLPLAISEWSGNADNGDSTVWFEQMHNFFKVNGGTGAGKVLYEILFNVDRDNRRWILYPYTRMPNSAERYKQLF, encoded by the coding sequence ATGACTCGATCAGCAACAAACCCTCGCTTCTTCTCTCGCGGTTATCTCACCGGACTCGTCACCGCCCTGGTGCTCGCGCTCTCCACGGCCTGCGGTGGGCCCCTGGAGGACACGGAGACCTACGATACGTACGGTGAGTCCGTTGGTGCCGTCGAAACCTCCGGGGCCTTGACCATCACCCAGGCTGTCTCCGCCACGGATGTCTCGCTGGAGCGCGGTCAGACCCTGAGCGCGAAGGTGACCTACAAGAACAACGGCACCACCGCGGTCACCGCGAAGAACATCGTGCTCACCTCGCGCGCCCCCGGTGGCACGCACGCGGGTGGTCCCTTCTATGATCTGACGCCGCGCCTCACCAACCGCACCCTTCAGCCGGGCGAGAGCGTGACCCTCACGGCGACCCGCGTCATCGCCTCGAGCGATCCGCTGGGGACCTGGGAGCTCTACCCGACCTGGGAAGACACCTCGAGCGTCTGGCGTGATGGAACGGGCATCGCCTTCACGGTGGCCGCGGCCGGCGGCGGTACCCCCGACACGGGAACCTCTGGCCCCTGGCTCTCCGGAGCCTCTGGCCAGGGCGTGCCCTCGGGTGCTTTCGCCACCTGGCGTGGCAGCGCGGTGAAGATCGCCGGTACCTGGTCCGACAACAACCTGAATGCCGCGAACTTCTGGCAGCTGGATCCCGGCGGCGAGTATGGCAGCTGGCAGCAGAACATCGACATCGCGGTGGGTGCCTTCGACAAGGGTGAGTCCTGGGCCGCGGCGGCGAGCGGTGCCTACGATGCGCGTTGGCGCCAGTCGCTCACCACGTTGAAGAGGAAGTGGGGCAGCCGCCCGGGCACGGTCTACATCCGCTTCGCCCATGAGATGAACGGCAACTGGTACCCCTGGAAGGTCACCGCGAGCGACGCGACGTCCTTCATCACCGCGTGGAAGCGTTACCGTTCGCTGCAGAAGGAGATCTTCCCGGCCGCCAGGCTGGTGTTCTGCGTCAACCGTGAGTCCGTGAGCTCGGGTATCGACTGGCGGAAGACCTTCCCCGGTGCCGCCTACGTGGATGTGATGAGCGTCGACTACTACAACCAGTATCCCTACGTCGCGACCGTCACGGATTGGAACAACTCCATCCAGCAGACCGATGGTTACGGTGCGCCCAAGGGTCTGGCGAAGCACCTCGAGTTCGCCAGGAGCGTGGGCCTGCCGCTGGCCATCTCCGAGTGGTCCGGCAACGCGGACAACGGTGACTCCACCGTGTGGTTCGAGCAGATGCACAACTTCTTCAAGGTCAACGGTGGTACCGGCGCTGGCAAGGTCCTCTACGAGATCCTCTTCAACGTGGACAGGGACAACCGCCGCTGGATCCTCTACCCGTACACCCGCATGCCCAACTCGGCCGAGCGTTACAAGCAGCTCTTCTGA
- a CDS encoding PEGA domain-containing protein produces MSAPQLVMSLLLAASAPTEGPRELDAALQALSEGDFESALSHVEVGLRKTRDEAHIARLQLVRGEAYAALRQYTQMEAAFAQALESDPDVRLDPERVQPTVVTLFEQLRERLRGELSIEVEPSGAELRLDGQPLGQAPWRGPVPIGTHTLEVGSGTTTLQVKVRPGRTEQVHIVLAPTTPEGTSISGLAFGAQARAVLGLSPLSGVGMEAGVRLAGTYVHGELNATAGRRFGASARLGAQAPELVGPLTFFLSLDAYALGGPVLFGGGLSAGASLPLSTRVDLFVELSGRWLPASASYGTTHLLGTSGLRFTPGR; encoded by the coding sequence ATGAGCGCTCCCCAGTTGGTGATGTCGCTGCTCCTCGCCGCCAGTGCGCCCACCGAGGGCCCCCGCGAGCTGGACGCGGCGCTCCAGGCCTTGTCCGAAGGGGACTTCGAGTCCGCGCTTTCCCATGTGGAAGTGGGGCTTCGGAAGACCCGTGACGAAGCCCACATCGCGCGGCTGCAACTGGTCCGCGGCGAGGCGTACGCGGCACTCCGTCAGTACACGCAGATGGAGGCCGCCTTCGCCCAGGCGCTCGAGTCGGATCCGGACGTGCGCCTGGACCCGGAGCGTGTGCAGCCCACCGTGGTGACACTCTTCGAGCAACTGCGCGAGCGGCTCCGAGGGGAGTTGTCCATCGAAGTCGAGCCATCCGGAGCGGAGCTTCGTCTCGATGGACAGCCGCTCGGACAGGCGCCCTGGCGGGGACCGGTCCCCATCGGAACGCACACGCTGGAAGTGGGCTCGGGGACGACCACGCTCCAGGTCAAGGTACGACCCGGCCGGACGGAGCAGGTGCATATCGTCCTCGCTCCGACCACCCCGGAGGGAACATCCATCTCTGGACTCGCGTTCGGCGCCCAGGCCCGGGCCGTGCTGGGCCTGTCCCCTCTGTCGGGAGTGGGAATGGAAGCCGGTGTGCGGCTGGCGGGCACGTATGTCCATGGCGAGCTCAACGCCACCGCGGGGCGCCGGTTCGGAGCCTCCGCGCGCCTGGGAGCCCAGGCGCCGGAGCTCGTGGGTCCGCTGACCTTCTTCCTCTCCCTCGACGCGTACGCACTGGGAGGGCCGGTCCTGTTCGGCGGCGGGCTGTCCGCCGGAGCCAGCCTTCCCCTCTCCACGCGCGTCGACCTCTTCGTGGAATTGAGCGGACGCTGGCTCCCGGCGAGCGCCTCGTACGGCACCACGCACCTGCTGGGCACGTCCGGATTGCGCTTCACGCCAGGCAGGTAG
- a CDS encoding serine/threonine-protein kinase → MAPHKHPSSCATCGLPIPPHETSCTECTALTQHVGDEGWRLRVPARRPLNPGDVLEGKWRLEELLGAGGMGQVYRARDLALERPVAIKLLHEALCEDPESVARFEREARAMARLEHPHITPIYAVGQEGGRPFIVMKHLEGMTLARYLRSVPGPLPVPEVLALARQLCAGLDFIHQRGCVHRDIKPGNIFLSTGGHATLLDFGILWEHRGEEATRSGSRLGTPSYMAPEQARGEQVDGRADLFSLGLVLLEMSTGLPPSSTCRLLGDGPRAAVQALREQAPWLPLSLAEVLVRATAMNPEQRHESALALLSALEGAELEPPESKPTPAPVPGVRTSRVRPMSLAVLGVASVGALLFGRLALRSTDEAPAAPAPTAPGSASAAIITPPASATPHPEQEATTARDSATSPAAPDSAPTAALAPVPVVTASATPTSATPAPASAVTKSPRTRAQSARAASTERSDTRQRARQGRGELRVVTVHEGRSVWANVSVDGKHHGATPVSLDLPGGRHSVRVERSGFASQERQVEVSPGTKAVVRIELHE, encoded by the coding sequence ATGGCTCCCCACAAGCACCCCTCCTCGTGCGCCACCTGCGGGCTGCCCATCCCCCCCCACGAGACCTCCTGCACGGAGTGCACCGCGCTCACCCAGCACGTCGGCGATGAGGGATGGCGCCTGCGTGTGCCGGCGCGACGTCCCTTGAATCCGGGCGACGTGCTGGAGGGCAAGTGGCGGCTGGAGGAATTACTGGGCGCCGGAGGCATGGGTCAGGTGTACCGGGCCCGGGACCTCGCGCTCGAGCGCCCCGTGGCCATCAAGCTGCTTCACGAGGCGTTGTGCGAGGACCCGGAGAGCGTGGCGCGCTTCGAACGGGAAGCGCGGGCGATGGCGCGGTTGGAGCATCCGCACATCACCCCCATCTACGCCGTCGGCCAGGAGGGCGGACGTCCGTTCATCGTGATGAAGCACCTGGAGGGGATGACCCTGGCGCGCTACCTGCGCTCGGTGCCCGGCCCCCTGCCCGTCCCGGAGGTGCTCGCCCTGGCGCGGCAACTGTGCGCCGGGCTGGACTTCATCCACCAGCGCGGCTGCGTCCACCGCGACATCAAGCCGGGGAACATCTTCCTCTCCACCGGTGGGCACGCCACGCTGCTCGACTTCGGCATCCTCTGGGAGCACCGCGGCGAGGAGGCCACCCGAAGCGGCTCGAGACTCGGCACGCCCAGCTACATGGCGCCGGAGCAGGCCCGCGGTGAGCAGGTCGACGGCCGTGCGGATCTGTTCTCCCTGGGGCTGGTGTTGCTGGAGATGTCGACGGGCCTGCCACCGTCGAGCACCTGCCGGCTCCTCGGAGACGGGCCACGGGCCGCGGTACAGGCACTCCGTGAGCAGGCGCCGTGGCTCCCGCTCTCCCTGGCGGAGGTGCTCGTACGGGCCACCGCGATGAACCCTGAGCAACGCCACGAGAGTGCACTCGCGCTGCTCTCGGCGCTCGAGGGGGCGGAGCTCGAGCCCCCTGAATCGAAGCCAACCCCGGCGCCGGTTCCAGGCGTGCGCACGAGCCGCGTGCGGCCCATGTCCCTGGCCGTGCTGGGCGTTGCCAGCGTTGGAGCGCTCCTCTTCGGGAGGCTCGCGCTCCGGAGCACGGACGAGGCACCGGCCGCGCCAGCACCAACGGCTCCGGGCTCCGCGTCGGCGGCCATCATCACACCGCCAGCCTCCGCCACTCCGCATCCGGAGCAGGAGGCCACCACCGCACGAGACTCCGCCACGTCCCCGGCCGCTCCGGACAGCGCGCCCACGGCCGCCCTGGCGCCAGTGCCGGTGGTGACTGCCTCCGCCACGCCGACCTCCGCAACTCCGGCTCCGGCCTCCGCCGTGACGAAATCCCCCCGGACCCGGGCACAGTCCGCACGCGCGGCATCCACCGAGCGAAGCGACACCCGGCAGCGTGCCAGGCAGGGCCGGGGGGAGCTGCGCGTGGTGACGGTGCACGAGGGCCGGAGCGTCTGGGCCAACGTCAGCGTGGACGGCAAGCACCACGGCGCCACACCGGTGTCCCTCGACCTGCCCGGAGGGCGGCACTCCGTGCGCGTGGAACGTAGCGGCTTCGCATCACAGGAACGCCAGGTCGAGGTTTCCCCGGGGACGAAAGCAGTGGTACGCATCGAGCTCCACGAATGA
- a CDS encoding sigma 54-interacting transcriptional regulator, with product MGTQVEGGLRLSDPTVSRVHLEIQARPEGVRVRDVGSRNGTWSLGVRIHEVTVAGEARFTLGKTTLLVMPEPSEEGAESAPRTSFGRALGQSAAMQRLFGVLERTARSSFSVLLLGETGTGKELLAEAVHLASPRSSKPFVIVDCGAVVPSLIESELFGHAKGAFTGAHTERQGHLVQAHGGTVFLDEVGELPLELQPKLLRVLESGTVRRVGDNAAREVDVRVVAATHRDLKAEVAAGRFRADLYYRLAVVPVRVPALRERSEDIPLLARHLFLQAGQPDFPLTDELVQRLISYDWPGNVRELRNFVHRVLAAGDAELPDMQPVSAVSAAEDLSALTFKEAKERMVEAFTREYLTALLARCGNNISEVARTAGLARSHVHGLLNRYGLKAGD from the coding sequence GTGGGTACCCAGGTGGAGGGTGGCCTGCGGCTGAGCGATCCGACGGTGTCGCGTGTCCACCTGGAGATTCAAGCCCGGCCGGAGGGCGTGCGAGTTCGGGATGTGGGCTCGCGCAACGGCACCTGGTCCCTGGGGGTGCGCATTCACGAGGTCACCGTCGCGGGCGAGGCCCGCTTCACGCTGGGTAAGACGACGCTGCTCGTCATGCCCGAGCCGTCCGAGGAGGGCGCCGAGTCCGCGCCGCGCACCTCCTTCGGACGCGCGCTGGGGCAGAGCGCCGCGATGCAGCGCCTCTTCGGGGTGCTGGAGCGCACCGCGCGCTCCTCCTTCTCCGTGTTGCTGTTGGGGGAGACGGGCACCGGCAAGGAGCTGCTGGCCGAGGCGGTCCACCTGGCCTCGCCCCGGAGCTCCAAGCCCTTCGTCATCGTGGACTGCGGAGCGGTGGTTCCCTCGCTCATCGAGAGCGAGCTGTTCGGGCACGCGAAGGGCGCCTTCACGGGTGCGCATACCGAGCGCCAGGGGCACCTGGTACAGGCGCATGGTGGCACCGTCTTCCTCGACGAGGTGGGCGAGCTTCCCCTGGAGCTCCAGCCGAAGCTGCTCCGGGTGCTGGAGTCGGGCACGGTGCGCCGGGTGGGGGACAACGCCGCGCGGGAAGTGGACGTGCGGGTGGTGGCGGCCACGCACCGTGACCTGAAGGCGGAGGTGGCCGCGGGGCGCTTCCGGGCGGACCTCTACTACCGGCTGGCGGTGGTGCCGGTGCGAGTCCCCGCGCTGCGCGAGCGCTCGGAGGACATTCCATTGCTGGCGCGCCACCTCTTCCTGCAGGCCGGCCAGCCGGACTTCCCGCTCACGGACGAGCTGGTGCAGCGGCTGATCTCCTATGACTGGCCGGGCAACGTGCGGGAGCTGCGCAACTTCGTGCACCGCGTCCTCGCCGCGGGGGACGCGGAGCTGCCGGACATGCAGCCGGTGAGCGCGGTCTCCGCGGCCGAGGACCTGAGCGCCCTGACCTTCAAGGAGGCCAAGGAGCGCATGGTGGAGGCCTTCACCCGCGAGTACCTGACGGCGTTGCTCGCGCGGTGTGGCAACAACATCTCGGAAGTGGCGCGGACCGCGGGGCTGGCGCGCAGCCACGTCCACGGACTGCTCAACCGCTACGGGCTGAAGGCGGGCGACTGA
- a CDS encoding serine/threonine-protein kinase has protein sequence MQQGPSLDAFVLLKRLAMGAMSEVFLAEAKGEVGPDRLVALKRMRPEVAGDEDWVRQFLDEAHLSTLLNHPFLARLRTFGQQDGLLFLVFEYVHGLTLAQLLEARRTAGLGPLPWPHAVRIATYVAECLGYLHTLRGREGQPLGLVHRDLHPGNIMIADTGAVKLLDFGIARRTGRLTETQPGRVKARLEYATPEQLREAPLNGQTDVHGLALTLYELLSGVQPLRRATPVQTMEAVMKEVPRGLGAVRPAVPEAIQRSVTAALAKEPAQRPSLRELRASLDQALRAGAPMVGLPELAELVSPWLPGSGRLPWSQDRAREGVTVTRTADVSHPSQRTKG, from the coding sequence ATGCAGCAGGGCCCGAGCCTCGATGCCTTCGTCCTCCTCAAGCGCCTGGCCATGGGCGCCATGTCCGAGGTGTTCCTCGCCGAGGCGAAGGGCGAGGTGGGACCGGACCGGCTGGTGGCGCTCAAGCGGATGCGCCCGGAGGTCGCGGGGGACGAAGACTGGGTGCGGCAGTTCCTGGATGAGGCCCACCTCTCCACCCTGCTCAATCATCCATTCCTGGCGCGTCTTCGCACCTTCGGCCAGCAGGACGGCCTGCTGTTCCTCGTGTTCGAGTACGTGCACGGCCTCACCCTGGCGCAGCTCCTGGAGGCACGCCGCACCGCCGGGCTGGGGCCACTGCCCTGGCCCCACGCGGTACGTATTGCCACGTACGTGGCCGAGTGCCTGGGCTACCTGCACACCCTGCGGGGCCGGGAGGGGCAGCCGCTGGGACTCGTCCACCGAGACCTCCATCCCGGCAACATCATGATCGCCGACACCGGAGCGGTGAAGCTGCTCGACTTCGGCATCGCGCGCAGGACCGGGCGGTTGACGGAGACGCAGCCCGGCCGGGTCAAGGCCCGACTGGAGTACGCCACGCCCGAGCAGCTTCGCGAAGCGCCGCTGAATGGCCAGACGGATGTCCATGGACTGGCGCTGACGCTCTACGAGCTGCTCTCGGGCGTGCAGCCCCTGCGGCGGGCCACTCCGGTGCAGACGATGGAAGCCGTGATGAAGGAGGTCCCCCGCGGACTCGGCGCGGTACGTCCCGCCGTGCCCGAGGCGATTCAGCGGAGTGTGACGGCGGCCCTCGCCAAGGAGCCCGCGCAGCGCCCCTCGCTGAGGGAGCTCCGCGCGTCGCTCGACCAGGCCCTGCGCGCCGGCGCCCCGATGGTGGGCCTGCCCGAGCTCGCCGAGCTGGTGTCCCCCTGGCTCCCCGGCTCCGGGCGCCTGCCCTGGAGTCAGGACCGCGCACGGGAGGGAGTCACCGTCACCCGGACCGCCGACGTGTCCCACCCCTCCCAGAGGACGAAGGGCTGA
- a CDS encoding response regulator, whose protein sequence is MSDTLDTQKLFDAAPSPLMVLDRELKYVTANQAYLEATALRLDEVIGRSIFEVLPQQEHSPGDDSSRRLRESLERVLARRMPDLVPMLAQPISRPTQAGPVLEDRLWTCTHKPLLDSSGNVAFILQHAVDVTDLRSSDIAKWAQPEPREGLSPDLLAPLLARMGTLQEANKSLDDERRYLRQLLEVFPGVVGVLRGPDYVFEMVNENYLPFLGFRDVVGMPLLKARPELQGNTAILDMLARVFHQGESVSMRNFKVALRTKVDGPIEDLFINFDYRPVRVPGGPVQAILVYGQDVTEKALAEAKVRHYQEHLEELVRERTRALEESEAERRRTEAQLRQSQKMEAVGKLTGGVAHDFNNLLQVIAGNLQLLQRDLGDNERAMARVQTAARAVDRGAKLASQLLSFARRQPLQPLVVNLSRLVRGMDELLRRTLGEDVQLETSTAGGLWNTAIDPNQLENVILNLAINARDAMDNNGKLTIEVSNATLDDHYCRLHPEVLPGQYVLLAVSDTGSGMTPEVMERAFEPFFTTKPEGRGTGLGLSMVYGFVKQSGGHIKLYSEVGHGTTIKLYLPRAMEAETADAQVVTGPIEGGTETILVVEDDAEVRATVVEMVSELGYRVLKAVDAQSALVVLQSGVPIDMLFTDVVMPGPVRSPELAKQARALIPDIEVLFTSGYTENAIVHGGRLDPGVQLLSKPYSREELARKLRQLLDNRQQRLAVRGPHRAAATPSSSERAPEPASRRLRVLLVEDDEDVRSSACELMDLLGHEVLAVTSAEEAKGAMAASTFDVLFTDVTLPGVSGVDLAREVAGRKNGMKIILASGHGNVALPRGEQPLEGVVVLPKPYALPQIQQALEQAVTLP, encoded by the coding sequence ATGTCCGACACCCTCGATACCCAGAAGCTGTTCGACGCCGCTCCCTCTCCCCTCATGGTGCTGGACCGGGAGCTGAAGTACGTCACGGCCAATCAGGCCTACCTGGAGGCCACCGCGCTGCGGCTCGACGAGGTCATCGGCCGGAGCATCTTCGAGGTGCTCCCTCAGCAGGAGCACTCTCCGGGCGATGACAGCTCGCGCCGGCTCCGGGAATCCCTCGAGCGGGTGCTCGCCCGGCGCATGCCGGACCTCGTCCCGATGCTGGCCCAGCCCATCTCCCGCCCCACCCAGGCGGGGCCGGTGCTCGAGGATCGCCTCTGGACCTGTACCCACAAGCCCCTCCTCGATTCCTCGGGCAACGTGGCCTTCATCCTCCAGCACGCCGTGGACGTAACGGACCTGCGCTCCTCGGACATCGCGAAGTGGGCACAACCGGAGCCACGGGAGGGCCTCTCCCCGGACCTGCTCGCTCCCCTGCTCGCTCGGATGGGGACATTGCAGGAGGCCAACAAGTCCCTGGATGACGAGCGCCGTTACCTCCGCCAGTTGCTCGAGGTGTTCCCCGGAGTCGTGGGGGTCCTCCGGGGCCCCGACTACGTCTTCGAGATGGTCAACGAGAACTACCTGCCGTTCCTCGGCTTCCGGGACGTTGTCGGCATGCCGCTGCTCAAGGCGCGTCCGGAGCTCCAGGGCAACACGGCCATCCTGGACATGCTCGCGCGGGTGTTCCACCAGGGCGAGTCGGTCAGCATGCGGAACTTCAAGGTCGCCCTCCGCACGAAGGTGGACGGTCCGATCGAGGACCTGTTCATCAACTTCGACTACCGGCCCGTCCGCGTGCCGGGAGGGCCCGTGCAGGCCATCCTCGTCTACGGCCAGGACGTCACCGAGAAGGCGCTCGCCGAGGCGAAGGTGCGTCACTACCAGGAGCACCTGGAGGAGCTGGTCCGCGAGCGGACCCGGGCGCTCGAGGAGAGCGAGGCCGAGCGGCGCCGGACCGAGGCCCAGCTCCGCCAATCCCAGAAGATGGAGGCCGTGGGCAAGCTCACCGGCGGCGTGGCGCACGACTTCAACAACCTGCTCCAGGTCATCGCCGGCAACCTCCAGCTACTCCAGCGGGACCTGGGGGACAACGAGCGCGCCATGGCCCGCGTCCAGACCGCGGCCCGCGCCGTGGACCGGGGCGCCAAGCTCGCCTCCCAGCTGCTCTCCTTCGCGCGCCGCCAGCCGCTCCAACCGCTCGTCGTCAACCTGAGCCGGCTGGTGCGGGGCATGGACGAGCTGCTGCGCCGCACGCTGGGCGAGGACGTGCAGCTGGAGACGTCCACCGCTGGAGGGCTGTGGAACACGGCCATCGATCCCAACCAGCTCGAGAACGTCATCCTCAACCTGGCCATCAACGCCCGGGACGCGATGGACAACAATGGCAAGCTGACGATCGAGGTCAGCAATGCCACGCTGGATGACCACTACTGCCGGTTGCACCCCGAGGTCCTGCCCGGCCAGTACGTGCTGCTGGCCGTCTCCGACACCGGCAGCGGCATGACGCCGGAGGTGATGGAGCGCGCCTTCGAGCCGTTCTTCACCACCAAGCCCGAGGGCCGCGGCACGGGTCTGGGCCTGAGCATGGTGTACGGCTTCGTCAAGCAGAGCGGCGGACACATCAAGCTCTACAGCGAGGTGGGGCACGGCACGACCATCAAGCTCTACCTGCCCCGCGCGATGGAGGCCGAGACGGCGGACGCCCAGGTCGTCACCGGCCCCATCGAGGGAGGCACGGAGACCATCCTGGTGGTGGAGGACGACGCCGAGGTGCGTGCCACGGTGGTGGAGATGGTGAGCGAGCTGGGCTACCGCGTGCTCAAGGCCGTGGACGCGCAGAGCGCGCTGGTGGTCCTCCAGAGTGGCGTTCCCATCGACATGTTGTTCACCGACGTGGTGATGCCCGGTCCGGTGCGCAGCCCCGAGCTCGCCAAGCAGGCCAGGGCGCTCATCCCGGACATCGAGGTGCTCTTCACCTCGGGTTACACGGAGAACGCCATCGTGCATGGCGGACGGCTCGACCCGGGAGTGCAGCTGCTGAGCAAGCCCTACAGCCGGGAAGAGCTGGCCCGCAAGCTGCGGCAGTTGCTCGACAACCGTCAGCAGCGGCTGGCGGTCCGAGGGCCCCACCGTGCGGCGGCAACGCCCAGCTCGTCCGAGCGTGCCCCCGAGCCCGCATCGCGCCGGCTGCGCGTGCTGCTGGTGGAGGATGACGAGGACGTGCGCTCCTCGGCCTGCGAGCTGATGGACTTGCTGGGGCACGAGGTGCTGGCGGTCACGAGCGCCGAAGAGGCCAAGGGCGCCATGGCGGCCAGCACCTTCGATGTGTTGTTCACGGACGTGACACTGCCGGGCGTGTCGGGAGTGGACCTGGCGCGAGAGGTGGCGGGCAGGAAGAACGGGATGAAGATCATCCTCGCCTCGGGCCATGGGAACGTGGCGCTGCCCAGGGGAGAGCAACCGTTGGAGGGCGTGGTGGTGCTGCCCAAGCCCTACGCGCTGCCGCAGATCCAACAGGCGCTCGAGCAGGCGGTGACCCTGCCTTGA
- a CDS encoding class I SAM-dependent methyltransferase, with the protein MPPTSPTPCAAPWWVERAEILLASKDVRTLDLGALWELFERFSFVQENVEPDLLLLDVRARPELQALWDALEVSARSVTEALDAAGDDVARQLRTGDLAPARFRERWEGLGFTEAAGRASTAADDWLEGLLRISRITTGQSRPPFGQVNMASRAQRISDFLSITSPGQHDTIYDLGCGNGKFAITVAASCSARVKGVEYGQTYVESARRTGERFGLPNLEFIHSDVRDVDLSDGTAFYLYFPFWGEVAHAVARMLGHVARDRDITVYASGPRHDYGEHFLEQVTQGALCLAPQRQDFADVMVLRSAAFA; encoded by the coding sequence ATGCCCCCTACATCCCCCACCCCATGCGCCGCCCCCTGGTGGGTCGAGCGCGCCGAGATCCTCCTGGCGTCGAAGGATGTACGGACGCTGGACCTGGGCGCGCTGTGGGAGCTCTTCGAGCGGTTCTCCTTCGTGCAGGAGAACGTGGAGCCAGACCTGCTCCTTCTCGACGTGCGGGCCCGCCCGGAGCTCCAGGCGCTCTGGGATGCGCTGGAGGTGAGTGCACGCTCGGTGACCGAGGCGCTGGACGCGGCAGGAGATGATGTCGCCCGACAGCTCCGCACGGGAGACCTCGCGCCGGCGCGCTTCCGGGAGCGGTGGGAAGGGCTCGGCTTCACCGAGGCCGCTGGCCGCGCGAGCACGGCGGCGGATGACTGGCTCGAGGGCCTGCTGCGCATCTCACGCATCACCACCGGGCAGAGCCGGCCCCCGTTCGGTCAGGTGAACATGGCCTCGCGGGCCCAGCGCATCTCCGACTTCCTCTCCATCACGAGTCCCGGGCAGCACGACACGATCTACGACCTCGGCTGTGGCAACGGGAAGTTCGCCATCACCGTGGCCGCGAGCTGCTCCGCCCGGGTCAAGGGCGTGGAGTACGGCCAGACGTACGTCGAGTCCGCGCGCCGCACTGGAGAGCGTTTCGGGCTGCCGAACCTGGAGTTCATCCACTCGGATGTCCGCGATGTGGACCTGTCGGATGGCACCGCGTTCTATCTCTACTTCCCCTTCTGGGGGGAGGTGGCGCACGCGGTGGCCCGGATGCTCGGGCACGTCGCGCGGGACCGGGACATCACCGTGTACGCCTCGGGCCCCCGTCACGACTACGGCGAGCACTTCCTCGAGCAGGTGACCCAGGGGGCGCTGTGTCTCGCGCCGCAGCGCCAGGACTTCGCGGACGTGATGGTCCTGCGCAGCGCCGCCTTCGCGTGA